In Lampris incognitus isolate fLamInc1 chromosome 20, fLamInc1.hap2, whole genome shotgun sequence, one genomic interval encodes:
- the ankrd46b gene encoding ankyrin repeat domain-containing protein 46 isoform X1 has translation MSYVFINDSSQTSVPLLQACIDGDLPFAKRLLETGCDPNIRDNRGRTGLHLAAARGNVDICRFLHKFGADLLATDYQGNTALHLCGHVDTIQFLVSNGLKIDICNHNGSTPLVLAKRRGVNKDAIRLLEGLEEQEVKGFNRGAHSKLETMQMAESERWRGSLFRCLPTRGSAVRIPVLTSGLVGRPYRHNWPCLRLGSQIAMESHSLLNPNLQSSEGVLSSFRTTWQEFVEDLGFWRVLLLLVVIALLSLGIAYYVSGVLPFSASQLELVH, from the exons ATGTCCTATGTCTTTATCAACGACTCGTCGCAGACCAGCGTTCCACTTCTGCAGGCCTGCATCGATGGTGATTTGCCCTTTGCCAAGCGTCTCCTTGAGACAGGATGTGACCCAAACATTCGTGACAATCGCGGACGCACAGGCCTTCACCTAGCTGCTGCCCGTGGGAATGTGGACATCTGCCGCTTCCTGCACAAGTTTGGTGCTGACCTGCTGGCAACGGATTACCAGGGAAACACTGCACTGCACCTCTGCGGTCATGTGGACACCATTCAGTTCCTGGTATCCAATGGGCTGAAAATTGATATCTG CAACCACAATGGGTCGACTCCCCTGGTGCTGGCAAAGAGGCGTGGGGTCAACAAGGACGCCATACGCCTCCTGGAGGGCCTTGAGGAACAGGAGGTGAAGGGCTTTAACCGAGGAGCACACTCCAAGTTGGAGACCATGCAGATGGCTGAGAGCGAGAG gtggcgtggcagtctattccgttgcctaccaacacggggatcggcggttcgaatccccgtgttgacctctggcttggtcgggcgtccctatagacacaattggccatgtctgcggttgggaagccagat TGCGATGGAGAGCCACTCTTTGCTGAACCCCAACCTGCAGAGCAGCGAGGGCGTCCTGTCTAGCTTTCGGACCACCTGGCAGGAGTTTGTGGAGGACCTGGGCTTCTGGAGGGTCCTGCTACTCCTGGTTGTCATCGCGCTCCTCTCCCTGGGCATCGCTTACTACGTCAGTGGGGTGCTGCCCTTCTCTGCCAGCCAGCTGGAGCTGGTGCACTGA
- the ankrd46b gene encoding ankyrin repeat domain-containing protein 46 isoform X2: protein MSYVFINDSSQTSVPLLQACIDGDLPFAKRLLETGCDPNIRDNRGRTGLHLAAARGNVDICRFLHKFGADLLATDYQGNTALHLCGHVDTIQFLVSNGLKIDICNHNGSTPLVLAKRRGVNKDAIRLLEGLEEQEVKGFNRGAHSKLETMQMAESESAMESHSLLNPNLQSSEGVLSSFRTTWQEFVEDLGFWRVLLLLVVIALLSLGIAYYVSGVLPFSASQLELVH from the exons ATGTCCTATGTCTTTATCAACGACTCGTCGCAGACCAGCGTTCCACTTCTGCAGGCCTGCATCGATGGTGATTTGCCCTTTGCCAAGCGTCTCCTTGAGACAGGATGTGACCCAAACATTCGTGACAATCGCGGACGCACAGGCCTTCACCTAGCTGCTGCCCGTGGGAATGTGGACATCTGCCGCTTCCTGCACAAGTTTGGTGCTGACCTGCTGGCAACGGATTACCAGGGAAACACTGCACTGCACCTCTGCGGTCATGTGGACACCATTCAGTTCCTGGTATCCAATGGGCTGAAAATTGATATCTG CAACCACAATGGGTCGACTCCCCTGGTGCTGGCAAAGAGGCGTGGGGTCAACAAGGACGCCATACGCCTCCTGGAGGGCCTTGAGGAACAGGAGGTGAAGGGCTTTAACCGAGGAGCACACTCCAAGTTGGAGACCATGCAGATGGCTGAGAGCGAGAG TGCGATGGAGAGCCACTCTTTGCTGAACCCCAACCTGCAGAGCAGCGAGGGCGTCCTGTCTAGCTTTCGGACCACCTGGCAGGAGTTTGTGGAGGACCTGGGCTTCTGGAGGGTCCTGCTACTCCTGGTTGTCATCGCGCTCCTCTCCCTGGGCATCGCTTACTACGTCAGTGGGGTGCTGCCCTTCTCTGCCAGCCAGCTGGAGCTGGTGCACTGA